The genomic stretch ATTATTGTTGATAGAGATAAAATCTTAGTAAACGATTTTTACCAAACTAACATACCTGGTTATTATGCAATTGGTGACGTTGTTCCTGGACAAGCTTTGGCACACGTTGCTTCTGCAGAAGGAATTACTTGTGTTGAAAAATTAGCTGGTTTACATACAGAAGCTATCGATTACGGTAACGTACCTGGTTGTACATATGCAACTCCAGAAATTGCGTCAGTTGGTATGACAGAAGCAAAAGCTAAAGAAGCAGGTTACGAACTTAAAGTTGGTAAATTTCCATTTTCAGCATCAGGAAAAGCAAAAGCAGCAGGAACGCCTGATGGTTTTGTAAAAGTAATTTTTGATGCAAAATATGGTGAATGGTTAGGTTGCCATATGATTGGTGCTGGTGTTACTGATATGATTGCAGAAGCTGTTCTTGGTAGAAAATTAGAAACTACTGGTCATGAAGTTTTAAAAGCAATTCACCCACACCCAACAATGAGTGAAGCTGTAATGGAAGCTGTTGCAGATGCTTATGACGAAGTAATTCATTTATAAGATTATTATTTAAAATTTATAACTGAAATATAATTATCATTTAACTATAAAATTTGTAGTTTAATCGAAAAACCAAGGCTAAAAGCTTTGGTTTTTTTGTACATTTAGACTATAATTAAAAATCAAAAAATTAAAATGAGAGCAAAATATCAAAGCGTATTAAATCTAGGAGAAGAATTAGCTATTAAAAATGGAGATGTAAAAGAAGAAAACGGCGTACTACATGTTGTAGGTACTGCCAAAAACCAATATGAAAAAAACTTACTTTGGGATGAAATAAAAAAAGTTGGTGGTGAAAACCCTACAGATATTATGGCGGATATTTCTGTAGAAGATACTTCTATCTTTGCAAACCATACTGTAAAAAGCGGAGATACTCTTGGTAAAATTGCAAAGCAATACTATGGTAAGTCATCTAAATATACTGCTATCTTTGAAGCAAATACTAATATCTTAAAAAGCCCAGACGTAATTTATCCTGGTCAAGAATTAGTTATTCCTAATTTATAGAATAGTATCATAAAATATATTGAAACCGAAGTTAATAGCTTCGGTTTTTTTACGAAATAAGTATATACAAATTAACAAATACTGTACATTTACATTTTATTATACAAATGGTTACAGACAAAAAAAAGTTTTTAATTGAGGTTATCAAAGGCATTCTAAAACTAATAGTTGCAGGTGTTTTTATTGGTTATTTAAAAGAATACGACTTAATAATTGCCTTAATTTTAGTTGCAAAACTTACACATAACGTTTACAAGGATATTATTAAACCCAAAAATAAAAATTGGTTGTTACTTATAGGAATGCTTTTAACTTGCTTTGGCGGAATTGTAGGTGAAACTTGGGGTGTTGCAAACGGTTATTGGCAATACCATGAAGTTAGCAGAGAATTACCGCTTTGGCTACCTTTTGCTTGGATGTATGCCTTCTATTTTTTATACAAATTAGAATTAAAATTAATTCCGTTATTAAAAAATAAAAGTCAAAAAAATAAAATTATACTTGCTTTAATTTTAGCATTAATATTACCTGCTTTCGGTGAAGTTATTACGATTCAGTTAGGTGTTTGGACGTATTATTGGCCTTATCAGCTTTTCGGAGTACCTTTATATGCTTTTATCTGTTTGGTTTTTGTACATATGTTAGTGTACACAATACTACACTACATTTGCAAAAAATACAATATTAAAGATCTAGTA from Polaribacter marinaquae encodes the following:
- a CDS encoding LysM peptidoglycan-binding domain-containing protein — protein: MRAKYQSVLNLGEELAIKNGDVKEENGVLHVVGTAKNQYEKNLLWDEIKKVGGENPTDIMADISVEDTSIFANHTVKSGDTLGKIAKQYYGKSSKYTAIFEANTNILKSPDVIYPGQELVIPNL